In Methylocystis echinoides, one genomic interval encodes:
- a CDS encoding YidB family protein encodes MNWINRLFEFFSFAFVPASAVIVTVERNERDKVLGLLQDYIKSQGGIDEVRRRFESAGFIGKVRSWDSDRPLPINSVEALQLMGWRDLRTMAEKAEMPVDRARELLAELLPIAVKRAFSK; translated from the coding sequence ATGAACTGGATCAATCGCCTCTTCGAGTTTTTCTCCTTCGCATTTGTTCCGGCCTCAGCCGTTATCGTTACGGTCGAACGGAACGAACGGGATAAAGTGCTCGGCCTGCTGCAGGATTACATTAAGTCCCAGGGTGGAATTGACGAAGTGAGGCGGCGTTTTGAAAGCGCCGGCTTCATCGGCAAGGTGCGTTCCTGGGATTCAGATCGCCCCCTCCCCATCAACTCCGTCGAGGCGTTGCAGCTCATGGGCTGGAGGGACCTCCGCACGATGGCAGAGAAGGCGGAAATGCCCGTTGATCGAGCGCGCGAGCTATTGGCTGAACTGCTGCCCATCGCCGTCAAACGAGCCTTTTCGAAATAA
- a CDS encoding ArdC-like ssDNA-binding domain-containing protein, whose protein sequence is MLSARFALWALPARTSRVSGSGAWLAYKQWAEAGAQVRKGEVATCKDCHEIGISRCNRAGIYEVTRNATYSGPNNGGS, encoded by the coding sequence ATGCTCTCCGCGAGGTTCGCGCTGTGGGCGCTCCCAGCAAGGACCTCGCGCGTATCGGGCTCCGGCGCCTGGTTGGCCTATAAGCAATGGGCCGAGGCCGGCGCACAAGTGCGCAAGGGCGAGGTCGCCACATGCAAAGATTGCCACGAGATCGGAATCAGTCGCTGCAACCGGGCCGGCATTTACGAAGTCACAAGGAACGCGACCTATTCTGGCCCCAATAATGGGGGCAGTTAA
- a CDS encoding GCG_CRPN prefix-to-repeats domain-containing protein: MKKLSAVLCAAILSASLSSVATPALALGGCGPNGHRNAWGYCVFGGQNQDWCLRRTGHPATRMPNGTLRCFR; encoded by the coding sequence ATGAAGAAATTGTCCGCTGTGCTTTGCGCCGCAATTCTTTCGGCCTCGTTATCTTCGGTAGCTACGCCTGCTTTGGCGTTGGGCGGCTGCGGTCCAAACGGGCACCGCAATGCGTGGGGTTATTGCGTGTTCGGCGGCCAAAATCAGGATTGGTGCCTCAGAAGGACCGGCCATCCAGCCACTCGCATGCCAAACGGCACGCTTCGTTGTTTCAGGTGA
- a CDS encoding OmpA family protein, with protein sequence MRRRHSFRYPHKEAGSPWQIVRSEGGMSDTSASIARGRLQTIFARERNTATEEPPIVGGAQQQALSAPIEHVPVVPDKNDVKPSGCDDPCAREIEVKNEKSAEPSEIAPLQSAFPPSTGAAAAETISQPIAASANMGGAFRSQLSLLSAAAVILVMGGAAWWLNKSEATTGSPETALSAQSEKISLPPLDEPVPTKTSEAAVSPSSPSSSELMARGEEGHATPVQPMTRSLDSGEQMKVQSNKETVIPAFSVETRLADFLKQESVGSSEFDLDRIGFGPTSAILTPASAEQLQNIANILAQRPKLRISVNAYVDGFTKGAPGSKLSRARANSVIRALSRSGYKSRITAQVVRRDRVERSGDATETSGQGQRVSLTVTK encoded by the coding sequence GTGCGGCGCCGGCACAGCTTTCGATACCCCCACAAAGAGGCAGGGTCTCCTTGGCAGATTGTTAGGTCGGAGGGCGGCATGAGTGACACCTCGGCGTCGATCGCGCGCGGGCGCCTGCAAACAATCTTTGCACGCGAGCGGAACACCGCAACCGAGGAGCCGCCCATCGTCGGCGGCGCGCAACAGCAGGCTCTGTCTGCACCGATCGAGCATGTCCCGGTCGTCCCGGACAAAAATGACGTGAAGCCCTCGGGGTGCGACGATCCTTGCGCTCGCGAGATCGAGGTCAAAAATGAAAAGTCGGCCGAGCCATCGGAGATCGCGCCGTTGCAGAGCGCTTTTCCGCCATCGACCGGAGCGGCTGCGGCCGAAACGATCAGTCAACCGATCGCTGCGTCGGCAAACATGGGTGGAGCATTTCGTTCACAACTTTCCTTGCTCTCGGCTGCTGCGGTAATTCTCGTCATGGGCGGTGCGGCATGGTGGCTCAATAAGAGCGAAGCGACGACGGGCTCGCCCGAGACAGCGTTGTCGGCGCAATCGGAAAAAATATCGCTTCCGCCTCTCGATGAACCTGTTCCGACGAAAACGAGCGAAGCGGCCGTGAGCCCGTCGTCGCCCTCGTCGTCAGAACTCATGGCGCGGGGAGAGGAAGGCCATGCGACGCCAGTGCAGCCCATGACTCGCAGCCTCGATAGCGGCGAGCAGATGAAGGTTCAGAGCAACAAGGAAACCGTCATTCCCGCCTTCAGCGTCGAGACAAGACTCGCTGATTTTTTAAAACAGGAGTCAGTCGGCTCCAGCGAATTCGATCTCGATAGGATTGGCTTTGGCCCGACGAGCGCCATATTGACCCCCGCGTCTGCTGAGCAGTTGCAGAATATTGCGAATATTTTGGCGCAGCGACCGAAACTCAGAATCTCCGTGAACGCCTATGTCGACGGATTCACAAAAGGAGCGCCGGGCTCAAAGCTCTCGAGGGCTCGCGCGAACAGCGTCATTCGCGCGCTGTCGCGCAGCGGCTACAAATCGCGCATAACCGCCCAGGTAGTCAGACGCGACCGCGTCGAACGCTCAGGCGATGCAACGGAAACCAGTGGGCAAGGGCAGCGCGTTTCGCTTACCGTCACAAAGTGA
- the minD gene encoding septum site-determining protein MinD, whose product MPKVVVVTSGKGGVGKTTSTAALGTALAQAGQKVVVVDFDIGLRNLDLVMGVEQRVAHDLINVMQGDAKLNDALIPCADLNNLHLLPASQTQDKDALTESGVRRVVDELREQFDWVICDSPAGIEVGATLAMRFADIAVIVTNAEVSSVRDSDRIIGLLDAKTERAERGEQLEKHLLLTRYDAGRAAHRSMLSVDDVVEILALPLLGVVPESEEVLSASNLGSPITLHKPASAPARAYAEAARRLCGAGTAFDTPTKRQGLLGRLLGRRAA is encoded by the coding sequence ATGCCCAAAGTTGTGGTCGTTACCTCCGGTAAGGGAGGCGTTGGAAAGACGACGTCAACCGCCGCTCTCGGAACCGCTCTGGCCCAAGCGGGCCAGAAGGTCGTCGTTGTCGATTTCGACATCGGCCTGCGGAACCTTGATCTCGTGATGGGCGTGGAGCAGCGCGTCGCCCACGACCTCATTAACGTGATGCAAGGCGACGCGAAGCTGAACGATGCGCTGATCCCTTGCGCAGACCTTAACAATTTGCATCTCCTGCCAGCCTCGCAGACGCAGGACAAGGATGCCCTCACAGAATCCGGCGTGCGCCGCGTCGTCGACGAGCTGCGCGAGCAATTCGACTGGGTTATTTGCGATAGCCCGGCGGGAATCGAAGTTGGGGCTACTTTGGCGATGCGCTTCGCGGACATCGCGGTCATCGTCACCAACGCCGAAGTTTCTTCGGTGCGCGATTCCGATCGAATTATTGGCCTGCTCGACGCCAAGACCGAACGCGCCGAGAGAGGCGAGCAGCTCGAGAAGCATTTGCTGCTCACACGCTATGACGCCGGCCGCGCCGCCCACAGAAGCATGTTGAGCGTCGACGACGTGGTCGAGATTTTGGCGCTCCCGCTTCTCGGCGTCGTGCCTGAAAGCGAAGAGGTTTTATCCGCTTCGAATCTCGGCTCACCCATCACGCTGCATAAGCCCGCGAGCGCTCCAGCCCGCGCCTATGCTGAGGCCGCGCGGCGGTTGTGCGGCGCCGGCACAGCTTTCGATACCCCCACAAAGAGGCAGGGTCTCCTTGGCAGATTGTTAGGTCGGAGGGCGGCATGA